A window of the Equus przewalskii isolate Varuska chromosome 10, EquPr2, whole genome shotgun sequence genome harbors these coding sequences:
- the RNF43 gene encoding E3 ubiquitin-protein ligase RNF43 isoform X2, translated as MAGERGASAVLFDITEDRAAAEQLQQPLGLTWPVVLIWGNDAEKLMEFVYKNRKAHVRIELKEPPTWPDYDVWILLTVVGTIFVVILASVLRIRCRPRHSRPDPLQQRTAWAISQLATRRYRANCRRARAEWPDSGSSCSSAPVCAICLEEFSEGQELRVISCLHEFHRACVDPWLQQHRTCPLCMFNIVEGDSFSQSLGPSRSYQEPGRRLHLIRQHPGHAHYHLPAAYLLGPSRSAVAQPPRPAPFLPSQEPGTGPRHHRLPRAAHPRAPGEQQHLAVAQHPYAQGWGLSRLRCTSQHPPACPAPPRRARPHDSSGSGESYCTERSGYLADGPASDSSSGPCHGSSSDSVVNCTDISLQGIHGSSSTFRSSLSSDFDPLVYCSPEGEPRGEETQPGVTSRPRSLDSVVPTGETQVSSHVHYHRHRHHHYKKRFQWHGRKPGPETGVPQSRPAVPRTQPQPELPSPADQPARSNPAAPSGELPNTQRLRALTEPAPGPADTSSPSSSPRGLFHLQKSSLPVRHSQRRRRGGPSEPTPASRPQDLTAHPPCHIFPHYGPSLAYPWSPEAHPLIFGPPGLDRRLLPEPPGPCYPSSQPVWLCLTPRQPLGPQPPGEGPSEWSSGTPEGRPCPYPHCQVLPAQPGSEEELEELCEQAV; from the exons ATGGCAGGTGAGCGAGGAGCCAGTGCTGTCCTCTTTGACATTACTGAGGACCGAGCTGCTGCTGAGCAG CTGCAGCAGCCACTGGGGCTGACTTGGCCAGTGGTGTTGATCTGGGGTAATGATGCTGAGAAGCTGATGGAGTTTGTGTACAAGAACCGAAAGGCCCATGTGAGGATTGAGCTGAAAGAGCCCCCAACCTGG CCAGATTATGATGTGTGGATCCTCCTGACTGTGGTGGGCACCATCTTTGTGGTCATCTTGGCTTCGGTGCTCCGCATCCGATGTCGCCCCCGCCACAGCCGGCCG GATCCCCTTCAGCAGCGAACAGCCTGGGCCATCAGCCAGCTGGCCACCAGGAGGTACCGAGCCAACTGCAGGAGGGCCCGGGCTGAGTGGCCAGACTCAGGTAGCAGCTGCAGTTCAGCCCCTGTGTGTGCCATCTGCCTGGAGGAGTTCTCCGAGGGCCAG GAGCTCCGAGTCATTTCCTGCCTCCATGAGTTCCACCGAGCCTGTGTGGACCCTTGGCTCCAGCAGCACCGGACTTGCCCCCTCTGCATGTTCAACATCGTAG AGGGAGATTCGTTTTCCCAATCCCTGGGACCCTCTCGATCTTACCAGGAACCAGGCCGGAGACTCCACCTTATCCGCCAGCATCCTGGCCATGCCCACTACCACCTCCCTGCTGCCTACCTGTTGGGCCCTTCCCGGAGTGCAGTGGCTCAGCCCCCACGACCTGCTCCCTTCCTACCATCCCAGGAGCCAGGCACGGGCCCTCGGCACCACCGCCTCCCCAGAGCTGCACATCCCCGGGCTCCAGGCGAACAGCAGCACCTGGCAGTGGCCCAGCACCCCTAtgcacagggctgggggctgagccGCCTCCGATGCACCTCGCAGCACCCTCCTGCTTGCCCAGCGCCCCCACGCCGGGCCAGGCCTCATGACAGCAGCGGGTCTGGAGAGAGCTACTGCACAGAACGCAGCGGCTACCTGGCAGACGGGCCAGCCAGTGACTCCAGTTCGGGGCCCTGTCACGGCTCTTCAAGTGACTCAGTGGTCAACTGCACAGACATCAGCCTGCAGGGCATCCACGGCAGCAGTTCTACCTTCCGCAGCTCCCTGAGCAGTGACTTTGACCCCTTGGTATACTGCAGCCCTGAAGGAGAGCCCCGGGGGGAGGAGACTCAGCCTGGTGTGACCTCTCGGCCCCGTTCTTTGGACTCAGTGGTGCCCACAGGGGAAACCCAGGTTTCCAGCCACGTTCATTACCACCGCCACCGGCACCACCACTACAAAAAGCGCTTCCAGTGGCATGGCAGGAAGCCTGGCCCAGAAACTGGGGTCCCCCAGTCCAGGCCTGCTGTTCCCCGGACACAGCCCCAGCCAGAGCTGCCTTCTCCTGCTGATCAACCTGCCCGATCCAACCCAGCAGCACCTTCAGGGGAGCTCCCCAACACACAGCGGCTCAGAGCCCTCACAGAGCCAGCCCCGGGCCCAGCTGacacctccagccccagctccagtcCCAGAGGCCTCTTCCACTTGCAGAAATCCAGCCTCCCTGTCCGACACTCACAGAGGAGACGACGAGGGGGTCCCTCAGAGCCCACCCCAGCCTCTCGCCCTCAGGACTTGACTGCACACCCACCGTGCCATATTTTTCCCCATTATGGCCCCAGCCTGGCATACCCATGGTCCCCAGAGGCCCATCCATTGATCTTCGGACCTCCAGGCCTGGACAGGAGGCTGCTACCAGAACCCCCAGGCCCCTGTTACCCAAGTTCACAGCCAGTGTGGTTGTGTTTGACTCCACGCCAGCCCCTGGGACCACAGCCACCTGGGGAGGGGCCTTCCGAATGGAGTTCTGGCACCCCAGAGGGCAGGCCATGCCCTTACCCACACTGCCAGGTGCTGCCAGCCCAGCCTG GCTCAGAGGAGGAGCTTGAGGAGCTGTGTGAACAGGCCGTGTGA